TATCCCGCCGGGAGAATTTATCGGCGCCGGCCTGTGGCAGTTATTCAAGGGTATCGAGTCGCCCTATAAGTCAGTACTCAAGCTATTGCTCACCGAGGTGTATGCCAGCGAACACCCCAAGGTGCAGTGCCTGAGCCTGCGCTTCAAACGCGCGGTGTTCGCCAACCAACTGGATCTGGATGAGCTGGACCCCTATATCGTGGTCTACCGCCGCATCGAGGAGTACCTGCGCGGCCGCAACGAGCCCGAGCGCCTGGAACTGGTGCGGCGCAGCCTGTACTTGAAGGTCAACCGCAAGCTCACCACCGGCCAACGCACCAGCGGTTGGCAGCGCACGTTGCTGGAACGCCTTGCCAATGAATGGGGCTGGGACCAGCGGCAACTGGCCCTGCTCGATAGCCGCAGCCAGTGGAAAGTGCGCCAGGTCGCGTCCGAGCGCCGGGCCCTGGTCAATGAGCTCAATTACAGCTATCGCTTCCTGACCCAATTCGCGCGTACCGAACAGACCGTGAGCCTGATCAACAAGCGCGACCTCAATGTGCTGGGCCGGCGCCTGTACGCCGCGTTTGAGCGCAAGGCCGGCAAAGTCGAATTCATCAACCCCGGGATTGCCCCGGACCTGGCCGAAGACACCCTCACCCTGGTGCACTCGCCCAACCGCAAGGAGCCGGGTCAGTTTCACTGGGGCTTGTACAACGGTAGCCTGACCGCCCTGGAATGGGAGCACTTTGCACCGATCAAACGCAGCCGTGACCTGCTGGAGATGCTCACCTGGTGCCATCGCAACGGCGTGATCGACAGCAGTACCCGCCTGGCCCTGCACCCGGGCAGCAGTGACTTGAGCGAATTCGAGCTGTTCAACCTGCTGGGCAGCCTGCAGCAGACCATCGCCCTGCCCTTGGCGACGGTCGATGAGGAGCATTTGCTGCGCACGGCAATACCCGATGAAGTGCTCTTGCTGATCAACGTTGGGGTCGACCCGCTCAAGCACCATCGCGACCTGAATATCCTGATGACCACCGAGCGCACCGACTCCCTGAGTTATGCCGGCGTCCGGGAAAACCTGGTGCTAACCCTGGACCAGGTGACGCTCAACAGCTGGAACGAGGTGATAGTCAGCCGCTACGACGGCCCCCATGCCCTGCTCGACTGCCTGCGCGACTACCTCAACCAGCTGCCGCGCAACCAACTGCCACGACTGCGGGTGCGGTGTTTCTGCCACAACCGTGCGCAATTCATCGCCAAGCGCGTGGAAGAGATTTTCGATACCGCGCAAAACCTGCAACTGAGCCAGCTAAACCACCGCTACCTGATCCAGGTGCAGCAGCATTATCACGTCATGGAGCTGGCGCCGGGACAAGCCAATCATGTGTCGCTGCCCAACCAGCAGGCGCTGGTGGAATATCTCAGCGAAGAATTGGCCAGCTACAGCCCGCTGCACCTGGACCCCATGGCCCTGGAGGACCACGACCTGGCAGCATTGTTGCCCATGGGCCTGCCCGAATGTGTGCAGGTGTTCTACCGTATCAACGAGGGATCTGCCGAGCTGTACGTACTCGACGAGTTCAACGCCCTCTGGCAGCAGCGCCTGCCGTTTCATGATGAACAGAGCTTGTTGGCGCCTTTGCAGCGCTTCCTGCAATCGATCATCTATCGCCGCGACGCGCTGTCACCGCTGGACCCGCAGCAACCTTCAGGGGCCTTGCAGGTGCTGTATTACCAAGTGTTGCCATCGGCAGGCGGCCGCGCCCGTCGGGTAGAGCCACGACCTGCGCCACAGACGCCGGCCAACAAACCGTTCTACGACGTGCAGGCGATTATCGGCAAGGGTTCGCCAGGCCAGGTAGGGATTACACTGTATTGCAATCAGCGGGAGTTTTCCGAGCTGGAATTTGGCGACCAACTGTTTGCAGTGGTCGCCCAGGAGATCGTTGGGCAGCGTCGGGAAACCGAGCGTTATCGTTGCTACATCACCGACCTGGACCTGTCCGGGCTACTCGGTGATGTTCAAAGCCCAAGCAATCTGTACCTGCGCTACAAGGCCGAGTTGGAGCAGGCGCTCAACCAGGCATTGAACCAAGTTTAGAGGGGAAACGCGCCGCCGTCCTTGGGCTGGCCTTCGACACTCAGCAGCTCAAGCTTGAGGGTCTTGCCGCCGGGAGCTGGCCAATCGATATGCTGGCCAACTTGCAGGCCCAGCAACGCGCTGCCCACTGGGGCCAGGATCGAGATTTTGCCTTCGTCGGCATTCGCGTCCTTGGGGTAGACCAGGGTCAGGTGATAGTCCTTGCCGCTGAGTTGCTCACGGCAATGCACGCTGGAGTTCATGGTGACAACACCAGCAGGCACTTCATCGTGGCCAACGAGGTCTTCGGCGCGGTCAAGTTCGGCTTGCAGGGCGATGACGCCTGGCAATTTGTCGTCCATACGGTCGATCAGTTGCTCAAGACGTTGCACATCGAGACGGGTGAGGATGATGGAAGGTGCAGTCATGATTGCGGCAGACTCCTTTTTTTTCTGCACAAAAAAGCAAAACCCCGCCAGTAAACGGCGGGGTTCTCACGGACCTCGATGACTTGAGGCGTACCCGGACACTACCACAGCACAACAAATAAACAAGATGGGACGGCCCGAAGGTCAGGCGCCAGCCTTGCGTTGCGCGGCCTGGGCGACGATCACGCGGCGCCGCTGATCGTCAGCGGAGCGCCATTCACGGATGTCTTCCACGTGCCGGAAGCAGCCAAGGCAGACTTTTTGCTCATCCAACCGACACAAACTGATACAAGGTGACGGCACAGCTGGGCTGACATTGCTGAACAGCGGCTTGGGCGGGCGGGCGGGCGCAGGCTGGGTCACGATCAGATCTCGTCGAAATCCAGCTCGACGCCGGCTTGTTCCTGGGTAATGCGCGCAAGCATTTCGCTCAACAGTTCGTCGCTGGTGTCGTGCGACCAGCGATTTTCTTCTTCGTCATAGTCGAAGTGAAAACCTCCAGATCGCGCTGCCAGCCACAACTGACGCAGCGGCTCCTGTCGACTGAAAATCAACTGGCTGCCGTTTTCGAATTTGACGGTCAGCACGCCAGCGGAATTCTCCAGATCCACATCCAGGCCACTCTCGTCGAAAATATCCTCCAGCGCTTGCTGGGTTGCATCGACCAGGTCGTGAAAGCGGGCTTCGGTCAAACTCATGGTGGGAACCTCAAAAAGTGTCTACTCACGCTCAAGCGCCGCACGATACGGAGGCGCCATCATGATTGCAAAGAATACCGATTTCACCCCTTCCAGCCGTGCGAAATATCCCAGACCGGTGTGGGCCACTTCACGACAAACTCGGCAAAGCCCCGCCGGACGGGTGCCCCGGCGCATAGGCAAGCTGCCGGGTGGTCGGTATACTCGGGCGCAATTAATGCATATTCAAGGATTTAGCCATGAAGCGCCTGATCTCTTCCCTTGCTGCGCTCGTCGCGGTCGCTTGCCTCGTCAGTGCCTGTGGTCAAAAAGGCCCGCTGTACCTGCCCGATGACAGCAAAGACCCGAATGAACAGGCGCAAACGTCGCAATCCAAAGCGCACAAGCACGACATCAATTAAGGGAACATCATGGACGCTTTTAACTACCGGGACGGCGAGCTGTTCGCGGAAGGCGTGGCGCTGTCCGCGATTGCCGAACGCTTCGGCACCCCGACCTATGTCTACTCCCGTGCCCACATCGAAGCGCAATACCGCTCCTTCACCGACGCCCTCGATGGCGTACCGCACCTGGTTTGCTACGCGGTAAAGGCCAACTCCAACCTGGGTGTGCTCAATGTCCTGGCGCGTCTGGGCGCTGGTTTCGACATCGTGTCCCGTGGCGAGCTGGAACGTGTCCTGGCCGCTGGCGGCCAGGCCGACAAAATCGTGTTCTCCGGTGTCGGCAAGAGCCGCGAAGACATGCGCCGCGCCCTGGAAGTGGGCGTGCATTGCTTCAACATCGAATCCACCGACGAGCTGGAGCGCCTGCAAGTCGTAGCCGCCGAGATGGGCGTGCGTGCGCCGATCTCCCTGCGCGTCAACCCGGATGTCGATGCCGGTACCCACCCGTACATTTCTACCGGTCTCAAAGAGAACAAATTCGGCATCGCCATT
The Pseudomonas hygromyciniae genome window above contains:
- a CDS encoding class I adenylate cyclase, with the protein product MTSTHEIRPDLDEGIDRKVLAQLRSRFLTLNAGRMARAVEGLTPRQQSVLALLPLFFHVNHPLLPGYVSGSTPAGLSNFEPDAQVLAEAQRLTRSFSYKPRHGNPPTPIHGLFLMGSLGTLAQADQSDMDVWVCHADDLDEAELGELRKKCQLLEAWALSMGAEAHFFLVEPNRFAQGGRDTQLSSDDCGTSQHYLLLDEFYRTAIWLAGRTPIWWLVPVYEEARYAEFTHALISKRFIRADETLDLGHLAHIPPGEFIGAGLWQLFKGIESPYKSVLKLLLTEVYASEHPKVQCLSLRFKRAVFANQLDLDELDPYIVVYRRIEEYLRGRNEPERLELVRRSLYLKVNRKLTTGQRTSGWQRTLLERLANEWGWDQRQLALLDSRSQWKVRQVASERRALVNELNYSYRFLTQFARTEQTVSLINKRDLNVLGRRLYAAFERKAGKVEFINPGIAPDLAEDTLTLVHSPNRKEPGQFHWGLYNGSLTALEWEHFAPIKRSRDLLEMLTWCHRNGVIDSSTRLALHPGSSDLSEFELFNLLGSLQQTIALPLATVDEEHLLRTAIPDEVLLLINVGVDPLKHHRDLNILMTTERTDSLSYAGVRENLVLTLDQVTLNSWNEVIVSRYDGPHALLDCLRDYLNQLPRNQLPRLRVRCFCHNRAQFIAKRVEEIFDTAQNLQLSQLNHRYLIQVQQHYHVMELAPGQANHVSLPNQQALVEYLSEELASYSPLHLDPMALEDHDLAALLPMGLPECVQVFYRINEGSAELYVLDEFNALWQQRLPFHDEQSLLAPLQRFLQSIIYRRDALSPLDPQQPSGALQVLYYQVLPSAGGRARRVEPRPAPQTPANKPFYDVQAIIGKGSPGQVGITLYCNQREFSELEFGDQLFAVVAQEIVGQRRETERYRCYITDLDLSGLLGDVQSPSNLYLRYKAELEQALNQALNQV
- the rnk gene encoding nucleoside diphosphate kinase regulator gives rise to the protein MTAPSIILTRLDVQRLEQLIDRMDDKLPGVIALQAELDRAEDLVGHDEVPAGVVTMNSSVHCREQLSGKDYHLTLVYPKDANADEGKISILAPVGSALLGLQVGQHIDWPAPGGKTLKLELLSVEGQPKDGGAFPL
- a CDS encoding DUF1289 domain-containing protein, which gives rise to MTQPAPARPPKPLFSNVSPAVPSPCISLCRLDEQKVCLGCFRHVEDIREWRSADDQRRRVIVAQAAQRKAGA
- the cyaY gene encoding iron donor protein CyaY, yielding MSLTEARFHDLVDATQQALEDIFDESGLDVDLENSAGVLTVKFENGSQLIFSRQEPLRQLWLAARSGGFHFDYDEEENRWSHDTSDELLSEMLARITQEQAGVELDFDEI
- the lptM gene encoding LPS translocon maturation chaperone LptM; this translates as MKRLISSLAALVAVACLVSACGQKGPLYLPDDSKDPNEQAQTSQSKAHKHDIN